Proteins encoded together in one Bacteroides zoogleoformans window:
- a CDS encoding chondroitinase family polysaccharide lyase, protein MKSFNRWKTGAAALLCTLCSVGGQAQTVKHERLLSFEEGQVPAFVTTTAPSQLSLSEDHRRDGRRSLCWTYQPHGVLSVKKDLKFERKDPTGRDTYLSAFIVWVYNEQAQDKTIRFEFLKDGRVCASFPFGINFTGWRGAWVCYERDMQGTPEEGMNEVRVVAPDVPGKLFFDHLLTAAKVDARQQTPDVQVPFVNKGTTNHWLVVYEHSLWKPDIPLTPVTDAQRQDIRKMERRFREMLYTPSALSEKEINTLRRKYDFYQIAYKDGQVTGRPIWFVRQSEAYERLLPDWDKDMFVRQGVELSDYFNLMKRLSTAYLDAEDPGLKEELKRKFLAMYDNATDQGIAYGSCWGNIHHYGYSMRGLFVSYFLMKEALRDAGKLEEAQRTLNWYAITNEVYPKPLTDGIDIDTFNTKLQGRMAGILIREDSPEKLQYLRSFSRWLDHGCRPADGLAGSFKADGACFHHCNLYPAYAVGGLEGAVNMIYLLSGTEFKLSETAHRTVKNVLLTMRFYCNLKQWPLSLSGRHPNGKGELIPLQYATMALAGTPDGRQARDPEMAAAYLRLVDHDSVPDEEAPDYLPKASARQEREMKQRLEAEGFRPEPHPQGNRALGYGCVSVQRRDNWAVVVRGHSRYLWAAEHYLPANFYGRYLAHGSMQLLTGNPHQPVTLATSGWQEGGFDWNRIPGATAIHLPFDRLRARVLNVDTFSGMEEMLYSDEAFAGGLSQAHTNGNFGMKLHEHDKYNGSHRARKSFHFFDDVIVCLGTDIENRNTEFPTETTVFQLAALTPETRHYWNRFKSDGQTYIDPNGTGYCLGKSSMKQARFERNFPQVTVGERSDKPTRGDWVSLVLQHGKAPQGARYEYAVLPRTDAASLKAFARKPSYRILRQDRDAHIVRSLRGGLTSYVLFETPRLLPAEGPLLQADTCCLVMTREEEGKLLLTVCQPDLALYRGPSDEAFDEHGRRIERSIYSRPWKDHASGEMPVTLTLKGRWKVAETPDCRLLSADKKQTVLRFTCRHAASFEVELEKEK, encoded by the coding sequence ATGAAATCATTCAACCGATGGAAGACGGGGGCCGCCGCGCTCCTTTGCACGCTCTGCTCCGTGGGCGGACAGGCACAAACCGTGAAGCACGAACGGCTGCTCTCTTTCGAAGAAGGGCAAGTGCCGGCTTTCGTTACCACCACGGCTCCCTCGCAACTCTCGCTCAGTGAAGACCACCGGCGCGACGGTCGGCGCAGCCTGTGCTGGACCTACCAACCCCACGGCGTGCTCTCCGTGAAGAAAGACCTGAAGTTCGAGCGGAAAGACCCTACCGGACGAGACACGTACCTCTCCGCCTTCATCGTCTGGGTGTACAACGAGCAGGCGCAGGACAAAACCATCCGGTTCGAGTTCCTCAAAGACGGCAGGGTATGCGCCTCTTTCCCCTTCGGCATCAACTTCACCGGATGGCGAGGGGCGTGGGTGTGCTACGAGCGCGACATGCAGGGCACGCCCGAGGAGGGAATGAACGAGGTGCGCGTCGTGGCACCGGACGTACCGGGCAAACTCTTCTTCGACCACCTGCTGACCGCCGCAAAGGTGGACGCCCGCCAACAGACGCCCGACGTACAGGTGCCTTTCGTCAACAAGGGCACTACCAACCATTGGCTGGTGGTCTACGAGCACTCGCTGTGGAAACCGGACATCCCCTTGACGCCCGTCACCGACGCGCAACGGCAGGACATCCGGAAGATGGAAAGACGCTTCCGTGAGATGCTCTACACCCCCTCCGCCCTGTCGGAAAAGGAGATAAACACCCTCCGCCGGAAGTACGATTTCTATCAAATAGCCTATAAAGACGGCCAAGTGACGGGACGCCCCATCTGGTTCGTCCGCCAATCGGAAGCCTACGAGCGTCTGCTGCCCGATTGGGACAAAGACATGTTCGTGCGGCAGGGAGTGGAGCTGAGCGACTACTTCAACCTGATGAAGCGCCTCTCCACAGCCTACCTCGATGCCGAAGACCCCGGCCTGAAGGAAGAGCTGAAGCGGAAATTCCTCGCCATGTATGACAACGCCACCGACCAAGGCATAGCCTATGGCAGTTGCTGGGGAAACATTCACCACTACGGATACAGCATGCGCGGCCTCTTCGTCTCTTACTTCCTGATGAAAGAGGCGCTGCGCGACGCGGGCAAGCTGGAGGAAGCCCAACGAACCCTCAACTGGTACGCCATCACCAACGAGGTATATCCCAAGCCCCTGACGGACGGCATCGACATAGACACCTTCAACACCAAGCTGCAGGGACGCATGGCCGGCATCCTCATCCGCGAGGACTCGCCCGAAAAGCTGCAATACCTGCGCTCCTTCTCGCGCTGGCTGGACCATGGCTGCCGACCTGCCGACGGGCTGGCGGGCTCGTTCAAGGCAGACGGCGCCTGCTTTCATCACTGCAACCTCTATCCGGCCTATGCCGTGGGCGGACTGGAAGGGGCCGTGAACATGATATACCTGTTGAGCGGAACCGAGTTCAAGCTCTCCGAAACGGCTCACCGCACGGTGAAGAACGTCTTGCTGACCATGCGCTTCTACTGCAACCTCAAGCAGTGGCCGCTCTCCCTGTCGGGCCGCCACCCCAACGGCAAGGGCGAACTGATTCCCCTGCAATACGCCACGATGGCCCTGGCGGGAACACCGGACGGACGGCAGGCCCGCGACCCCGAGATGGCGGCCGCCTACCTCCGCCTGGTGGATCATGATTCCGTCCCCGACGAAGAGGCACCCGACTACCTGCCGAAGGCCTCCGCCCGCCAAGAGCGGGAGATGAAGCAACGCCTCGAGGCCGAAGGCTTCCGCCCCGAACCCCACCCGCAAGGAAACAGGGCGCTGGGCTACGGCTGCGTGTCCGTACAGCGGCGAGACAACTGGGCCGTGGTGGTGCGCGGACATTCGCGTTACCTCTGGGCGGCGGAGCATTACCTGCCGGCCAACTTCTACGGGCGCTACCTGGCTCACGGCAGTATGCAGCTGCTGACGGGCAACCCCCATCAACCGGTCACCCTCGCCACCAGTGGCTGGCAGGAAGGGGGCTTCGACTGGAACCGCATTCCCGGCGCTACGGCCATCCACCTGCCTTTCGACCGGCTGCGTGCCCGTGTGCTCAACGTAGACACCTTCTCCGGCATGGAGGAGATGCTCTACTCCGACGAGGCCTTTGCCGGCGGATTGTCTCAGGCACATACCAACGGAAACTTCGGCATGAAGCTGCACGAGCACGACAAATACAACGGCTCGCACCGCGCGCGCAAGTCGTTCCACTTCTTCGACGACGTCATCGTCTGCCTGGGCACGGACATCGAGAACCGCAACACCGAATTTCCCACCGAAACCACCGTGTTCCAGCTGGCCGCCCTCACCCCCGAAACACGCCACTACTGGAACCGTTTTAAGAGCGACGGACAAACCTACATCGACCCCAACGGCACGGGCTATTGCCTTGGAAAATCTTCCATGAAACAAGCCCGGTTCGAACGCAACTTCCCGCAAGTCACCGTGGGCGAACGCAGCGACAAGCCCACCCGGGGCGACTGGGTGTCGCTGGTGCTGCAGCACGGCAAAGCGCCGCAGGGCGCACGCTATGAATATGCCGTACTGCCGCGTACGGACGCCGCCTCGCTGAAGGCCTTCGCACGCAAGCCCTCCTATCGCATTCTGCGCCAAGACCGCGATGCGCACATCGTCCGCTCCCTCCGCGGGGGGCTGACTTCGTACGTCCTCTTCGAGACTCCGCGCCTGCTTCCCGCCGAAGGGCCCTTGCTGCAAGCCGACACCTGCTGCCTGGTGATGACGCGCGAAGAAGAAGGAAAACTCCTGCTCACCGTCTGCCAGCCGGACCTGGCCTTGTACCGAGGCCCTTCGGACGAGGCTTTCGACGAGCACGGCCGACGCATCGAGCGCAGCATCTATTCCCGCCCGTGGAAAGACCACGCAAGCGGCGAGATGCCCGTCACCCTCACCTTGAAAGGGCGGTGGAAAGTGGCCGAAACGCCTGATTGCCGCCTGCTCTCAGCGGACAAGAAGCAGACGGTGCTCCGCTTCACGTGCCGCCACGCGGCCAGTTTCGAGGTGGAACTGGAAAAGGAAAAATAA